The following proteins are co-located in the Massilia litorea genome:
- a CDS encoding LapA family protein: MKFVSTLAGFVLFVLFFGFALKNTQEVDLNFFLGYELRGPLVLMLLAFFIAGAALGILAMSPTVFRHRRESSQHKNTVQALQSAAGTGSAQPAADAVAPR; encoded by the coding sequence ATGAAATTCGTCTCCACCCTCGCAGGATTTGTCCTGTTCGTCCTGTTTTTCGGCTTCGCGCTGAAGAACACGCAGGAAGTCGACCTGAACTTTTTTCTCGGCTATGAACTGCGCGGCCCGCTGGTGCTGATGCTGCTCGCCTTTTTCATCGCCGGCGCCGCACTCGGCATCCTGGCCATGTCGCCGACCGTGTTCCGCCACCGCCGCGAATCCTCGCAGCACAAGAACACCGTGCAGGCCCTGCAAAGCGCTGCCGGCACCGGTAGCGCCCAGCCCGCCGCGGATGCCGTCGCACCCCGGTAA
- a CDS encoding integration host factor subunit beta — protein sequence MTKSELIARLAERYSQLVAKDAEYAVKTILDAMTNALATGQRIEIRGFGSFALNSRPPRIGRNPKSGDKVMVPEKRVPHFKPGKQLRERVDAMVGQPIIED from the coding sequence ATGACCAAGTCCGAGTTGATTGCACGACTGGCTGAGCGTTATTCTCAGCTGGTTGCCAAGGATGCCGAGTACGCAGTCAAGACCATCCTCGATGCGATGACCAACGCCCTGGCGACCGGGCAGCGCATCGAGATCCGTGGTTTCGGCAGCTTTGCACTCAACAGCCGTCCACCCCGCATCGGCCGCAATCCGAAGTCGGGCGACAAGGTGATGGTGCCCGAAAAACGGGTGCCCCATTTCAAGCCCGGCAAGCAGTTGCGCGAGCGGGTCGACGCGATGGTCGGGCAACCGATCATCGAAGACTGA
- the rpsA gene encoding 30S ribosomal protein S1, translating into MSTATTQDSGMESFAALFEESLSRQDMRSGEVISAEVVRLDHNFVIVNAGLKSEAFIPVEEFKNDQGELEVQIGDFVSVAIESLENGFGDTILSRDKAKRLASWLALEKAMESGEIVTGTVNGKVKGGLTVLTNGIRAFLPGSLVDTRPVKDTTPFEGKTLEFKVIKLDRKRNNVVLSRRAVIEASMGEERQKLMETLKEGTVVTGVVKNITDYGAFVDLGGIDGLLHITDLAWRRVRHPSEVLSVGQEITAKVLKYDQEKNRVSLGVKQLGDDPWTGLSRRYPQGTRLFGKVTNLTDYGAFVEVEQGIEGLVHVSEMDWTNKNVAPNKVVQLGDEVEVMVLEIDEERRRISLGMKQCKANPWDDFGMTHKKGDKVKGSIKSITDFGVFIGLPGNIDGLVHLSDLSWTEAGEEAVRRFKKGDELEAVVLAIDVERERVSLGVKQLEGDPFNNFAALNDKGSLVTGTVKSVEPKGAVIGLNEEVEGYLRASEISRDRVEDAGTHLKVGDKVEALVINIDRKARSIQLSIKAKDNVETQEAMSKLSNSSDSNAASGTTSLGALLKAKFDNKG; encoded by the coding sequence ATGTCTACTGCAACCACCCAAGATTCCGGTATGGAAAGCTTCGCAGCCCTCTTCGAGGAATCGCTGTCGCGTCAAGATATGCGCTCGGGCGAAGTCATCTCCGCTGAAGTCGTGCGTCTGGATCACAACTTCGTGATCGTCAACGCAGGCCTGAAGTCGGAAGCTTTCATTCCGGTCGAAGAATTCAAGAATGACCAGGGCGAACTGGAAGTCCAGATTGGCGACTTCGTTTCCGTGGCCATCGAATCGCTGGAAAACGGTTTTGGCGATACCATCCTGTCGCGCGACAAGGCCAAGCGCCTGGCATCGTGGCTGGCCCTGGAAAAAGCAATGGAATCGGGCGAGATCGTCACCGGTACCGTCAACGGTAAAGTCAAGGGCGGCCTGACCGTCCTGACCAACGGCATCCGCGCATTCCTGCCGGGTTCGCTGGTCGACACCCGTCCGGTCAAGGACACCACCCCATTCGAAGGCAAGACCCTCGAGTTCAAGGTCATCAAGCTGGACCGCAAGCGTAACAACGTCGTCCTGTCGCGCCGCGCCGTCATCGAAGCATCGATGGGCGAAGAGCGCCAGAAACTGATGGAAACGCTGAAAGAAGGCACGGTCGTGACCGGCGTCGTCAAGAACATCACCGACTACGGCGCGTTCGTGGACCTGGGTGGCATCGACGGCCTGCTGCACATCACCGACCTGGCATGGCGTCGCGTGCGTCACCCGTCGGAAGTGCTGTCGGTTGGCCAGGAAATCACCGCCAAGGTCCTCAAGTACGATCAGGAAAAGAACCGCGTCTCGCTGGGCGTCAAGCAGCTGGGCGACGATCCCTGGACCGGCCTGTCGCGTCGTTACCCGCAAGGCACCCGCCTGTTCGGTAAAGTCACGAACCTCACCGACTACGGCGCGTTCGTCGAAGTCGAGCAGGGCATCGAAGGCCTGGTGCACGTGTCGGAGATGGACTGGACCAACAAGAACGTGGCTCCGAACAAAGTCGTGCAGCTGGGCGACGAAGTCGAAGTCATGGTCCTGGAAATCGACGAAGAGCGTCGCCGTATCTCGCTGGGCATGAAGCAGTGCAAGGCGAACCCATGGGACGACTTCGGCATGACCCACAAGAAGGGCGACAAGGTCAAGGGTTCGATCAAGTCGATCACCGACTTCGGCGTCTTCATCGGCCTGCCAGGCAACATCGATGGTCTGGTGCACCTGTCGGACCTGTCGTGGACCGAAGCCGGCGAAGAGGCAGTGCGCCGCTTCAAGAAGGGCGACGAGCTGGAAGCCGTCGTTCTGGCCATCGACGTCGAGCGCGAGCGTGTTTCGCTGGGCGTCAAGCAGCTGGAAGGCGACCCGTTCAACAACTTCGCTGCACTGAACGACAAGGGTTCCCTGGTCACCGGTACGGTCAAGTCGGTTGAGCCGAAAGGCGCCGTCATCGGCCTGAACGAAGAAGTCGAAGGCTACCTGCGCGCTTCGGAAATCTCGCGTGACCGCGTTGAAGATGCCGGTACCCACCTGAAGGTCGGCGACAAGGTCGAAGCCCTGGTCATCAACATCGATCGCAAAGCGCGCAGCATCCAGCTGTCGATCAAGGCGAAAGACAATGTCGAGACCCAGGAAGCGATGAGCAAGCTGTCGAACTCGAGCGACAGCAATGCCGCATCGGGCACGACCAGCCTGGGCGCGCTGCTGAAGGCCAAGTTCGATAACAAGGGTTAA
- the cmk gene encoding (d)CMP kinase, translating into MPNSHIPVITIDGPTASGKGTVAARVADRLGYHLLDSGALYRLTALSAMRAGVALDDEQGVAQLAQVLPASFSNGDIFLAGEEVGALIRAEEVGNNASKIAAFPSVRQALYALQLGFRKAPGLVADGRDMGTVIFPNARLKVFLTASVEARAERRYKQLIGKGFSANMDDLLADLQARDDRDTHRTVAPLVPAEGAYILDTSDMSVDEAVEQVLHWHTLL; encoded by the coding sequence ATGCCCAACTCCCATATTCCCGTGATCACGATCGACGGCCCGACGGCCTCCGGCAAAGGCACCGTCGCCGCCCGCGTCGCCGACCGGCTCGGTTACCACCTGCTCGATTCGGGCGCCCTCTACCGCTTGACGGCACTGTCCGCCATGCGGGCCGGCGTCGCCCTCGACGACGAGCAGGGTGTGGCCCAGCTGGCACAGGTGCTGCCGGCAAGCTTCTCCAATGGCGATATTTTCCTCGCCGGCGAAGAGGTGGGAGCGCTGATCCGGGCCGAGGAAGTGGGCAACAATGCCTCGAAAATCGCGGCCTTCCCAAGCGTGCGCCAGGCCCTCTACGCCCTGCAACTGGGCTTTCGCAAGGCGCCGGGCCTGGTGGCCGACGGGCGCGACATGGGCACCGTCATTTTCCCGAATGCACGCCTGAAGGTGTTTCTGACGGCCAGCGTCGAAGCCCGTGCCGAACGCCGATATAAGCAATTGATTGGCAAAGGGTTTTCTGCTAATATGGACGATCTGCTGGCGGATTTGCAGGCGCGCGACGACCGCGATACCCATCGCACCGTCGCCCCGCTGGTCCCTGCGGAAGGCGCGTACATCCTCGATACGTCGGATATGTCGGTGGATGAAGCGGTGGAGCAAGTGCTCCACTGGCACACGCTGCTGTAG
- the aroA gene encoding 3-phosphoshikimate 1-carboxyvinyltransferase yields MTQQKHYPQHIDLEPVMHVEGTVRLPGSKSISNRTLLLAALSEGTTTIHDLLASDDTMVMLGALRSLGIQWDEVDERTVVVHGNGGVLPTGEADLFMGNAGTAIRPLTAALAVIGGDYTLHGVSRMHERPIGDLVDALNEIGAQIEYTGEQGFPPLRIRRGHIHANRMSVRGNVSSQFLTALLMAAPLMARGHAVTIDVVGELISKPYIEITLNLMRRFGVAVEQNGWASFTVQPGQKYVSPGSIHVEGDASSASYFLAAGAIGGGPVRVEGVGQDSIQGDVRFADALERMGAIVTRGENWIEARGNGVLKAIDADFNHIPDAAMTIAVAALYADGTSTLRNIASWRVKETDRLAAMATELRKVGAIVEEGADYITITPPEELLPATIDTYDDHRMAMCFSLAALDGKARRGNAMRINDPKCVAKTFPDYFEAFASIARSELF; encoded by the coding sequence ATGACGCAGCAAAAACACTACCCGCAGCACATCGACCTCGAGCCCGTCATGCACGTCGAGGGCACGGTGCGCCTGCCGGGTTCGAAAAGCATCTCGAATCGCACGCTGCTGCTCGCGGCGCTCAGCGAAGGCACGACCACGATCCACGACCTGCTCGCGTCCGACGACACCATGGTGATGCTGGGCGCGCTGCGCTCGCTCGGCATCCAATGGGACGAAGTCGATGAGCGTACCGTCGTCGTGCACGGCAACGGCGGCGTGCTGCCCACTGGCGAGGCCGACCTCTTCATGGGCAACGCCGGCACCGCGATCCGCCCGCTGACCGCGGCCCTGGCCGTGATCGGCGGCGACTACACCCTGCACGGCGTCTCGCGCATGCACGAGCGTCCGATCGGCGACCTGGTCGACGCCCTCAACGAGATCGGCGCGCAAATCGAGTACACCGGGGAGCAGGGCTTTCCGCCGCTGCGCATTCGCCGTGGCCACATCCATGCAAATCGGATGTCGGTGCGCGGCAATGTGTCGAGCCAGTTCCTGACCGCGCTGTTGATGGCCGCGCCGCTGATGGCGCGCGGGCATGCGGTGACGATCGACGTCGTCGGCGAGCTGATCTCCAAGCCTTACATCGAGATCACGCTGAACCTGATGCGCCGCTTCGGCGTGGCGGTCGAGCAGAACGGCTGGGCCTCGTTCACGGTGCAGCCGGGCCAGAAATACGTCTCGCCGGGCAGCATCCACGTCGAAGGCGACGCTTCCTCGGCCTCCTACTTCCTGGCGGCCGGCGCGATCGGCGGCGGGCCGGTTCGGGTCGAAGGGGTGGGACAGGACAGCATCCAGGGCGACGTGCGCTTTGCCGACGCATTGGAACGCATGGGCGCAATCGTCACCCGCGGCGAGAACTGGATCGAAGCGCGCGGGAACGGCGTACTGAAAGCCATCGACGCCGACTTCAACCATATCCCGGATGCCGCGATGACGATCGCCGTCGCCGCGCTGTATGCGGACGGCACCAGTACCCTGCGCAACATCGCCAGCTGGCGCGTGAAGGAAACCGACCGCCTGGCGGCGATGGCGACCGAACTGCGCAAGGTCGGCGCCATCGTGGAAGAGGGCGCGGACTACATCACGATCACCCCGCCCGAGGAACTGCTGCCGGCGACCATCGACACCTATGACGACCACCGGATGGCGATGTGCTTCTCGCTGGCCGCCCTGGACGGCAAGGCGCGCCGCGGCAACGCGATGCGCATCAACGATCCGAAATGCGTGGCCAAGACCTTCCCCGACTATTTCGAAGCGTTCGCGAGCATTGCGCGCAGTGAACTGTTCTGA
- a CDS encoding prephenate dehydrogenase, translating to MLGKVVVVGVGLIGGSFALALKQAGAARHIVGMGRSQEALARALELGIVDSITDSPEEAMAGADLVLLAAPVAQTGPILKQLLPYLDIGTVITDAGSTKSDVVASAREALGDKAKQFVPAHPIAGRESNGPDAALAGLYQGKKTIITPLPENAAGDVGLVAAAWRLCGAIIHTLTPEEHDRVFAAVSHLPHLLAFGLVDDIAKKPHADQLFQYAASGFRDFTRIAGSSPEMWRDISLANRDALLTELDAYLAQLTVLRGHLAARDGAGLELIYTNAQRARRAWSEAIETAEPAPPKNQEPE from the coding sequence ATGCTGGGCAAGGTCGTTGTCGTCGGCGTCGGGCTGATCGGTGGCTCGTTCGCGCTGGCTTTGAAACAGGCCGGCGCCGCGCGCCACATCGTCGGTATGGGGCGCTCGCAGGAAGCCCTGGCGCGCGCGCTGGAACTGGGCATCGTCGACAGCATCACGGATTCGCCGGAAGAAGCGATGGCCGGCGCGGATCTCGTGCTGCTGGCCGCACCGGTCGCCCAGACCGGGCCGATCCTGAAACAGTTGCTGCCCTACCTGGACATCGGCACCGTGATCACCGACGCCGGCAGCACCAAGTCGGACGTCGTCGCTTCTGCCCGCGAAGCGCTGGGCGACAAGGCAAAGCAGTTCGTGCCTGCGCATCCGATCGCCGGACGCGAGTCGAACGGTCCGGACGCGGCACTGGCCGGGCTCTACCAGGGCAAAAAGACGATCATCACGCCGCTGCCGGAAAACGCGGCCGGCGACGTCGGCCTGGTGGCGGCCGCCTGGCGCCTGTGCGGCGCGATCATCCACACCCTCACGCCCGAAGAGCACGACCGCGTGTTCGCTGCCGTCAGCCACCTGCCGCATTTGCTGGCGTTCGGGCTGGTGGACGACATCGCGAAAAAACCGCATGCGGACCAGCTGTTCCAGTACGCGGCCAGCGGCTTTCGCGACTTCACCCGGATCGCCGGCTCTTCTCCCGAAATGTGGCGCGACATCAGCCTCGCCAACCGCGATGCGCTCCTCACCGAGCTCGATGCATATCTGGCACAATTGACAGTATTGCGCGGGCACCTGGCCGCCAGGGATGGGGCAGGGCTGGAGCTCATCTACACGAATGCGCAGCGCGCCCGCCGCGCCTGGAGCGAGGCCATCGAAACGGCCGAGCCCGCGCCACCCAAGAATCAGGAACCCGAATGA
- the hisC gene encoding histidinol-phosphate transaminase: protein MSKFGPEYVRAIAPYQAGKPIAEVAREFGLDEASIVKLASNENPFGVPESSKAAMAQAAADLGRYPDANGFELKAALAARYDVPADWITLGNGSNDILEIAAHAFVQKGESVVFAQYSFAVYALATQGVGGRAIVVPAVNYGHDLQGMAAAIEADTRLVYVANPNNPTGTFIGAQEIEAFLKQVPANVVVVLDEAYNEYLAAEHQFESADWVRKYPNLIVSRTFSKAYGLAGLRVGFAIAQPEVTDLMNRIRQPFNVNSLAQAAAIAALNDKEFLKKGAENNAAGYRQMTAAFEELGLEYVPSFGNFVLVRVGDDDGAGARVNLALLKQGVIVRPVGAYGLPQWLRISIGLPQENATFIEALKKALS, encoded by the coding sequence ATGTCGAAATTCGGTCCAGAATACGTCCGCGCCATCGCCCCTTACCAGGCCGGCAAACCCATCGCTGAAGTCGCCCGCGAGTTCGGTTTAGATGAAGCCAGCATCGTCAAGCTCGCCTCCAACGAGAATCCGTTCGGCGTGCCCGAGTCAAGCAAGGCCGCGATGGCGCAGGCCGCCGCCGACCTCGGCCGCTATCCGGATGCCAACGGCTTCGAACTGAAAGCCGCGCTGGCCGCGCGCTACGACGTGCCGGCCGACTGGATCACGCTCGGCAACGGCAGCAACGACATCCTCGAAATCGCCGCCCATGCCTTCGTCCAGAAGGGCGAGTCGGTCGTGTTCGCGCAGTACTCGTTCGCGGTGTATGCACTGGCCACGCAGGGCGTGGGCGGGCGCGCGATCGTGGTCCCGGCCGTGAACTACGGCCACGACCTGCAAGGCATGGCAGCCGCGATCGAAGCGGACACGCGCCTGGTGTATGTCGCCAACCCGAACAACCCGACCGGCACGTTTATCGGCGCGCAAGAGATCGAAGCCTTCCTGAAGCAGGTGCCGGCGAACGTGGTCGTCGTGCTCGACGAAGCCTATAACGAATACCTGGCCGCCGAACACCAGTTCGAATCCGCCGACTGGGTGCGCAAGTACCCGAACCTGATCGTCTCGCGCACCTTCTCCAAGGCCTATGGCCTGGCCGGCCTGCGCGTGGGCTTTGCGATCGCGCAGCCGGAAGTCACTGACCTGATGAACCGCATCCGCCAGCCTTTCAACGTCAATTCGCTGGCCCAGGCGGCGGCGATCGCGGCGCTGAACGACAAGGAGTTCCTCAAGAAGGGCGCCGAGAACAACGCCGCGGGCTACAGGCAGATGACTGCCGCCTTCGAGGAACTCGGCCTGGAATACGTTCCTTCCTTCGGCAATTTCGTGCTGGTGCGCGTCGGCGACGATGACGGGGCCGGTGCGCGCGTCAACCTGGCGCTGCTGAAGCAGGGCGTGATCGTGCGTCCGGTCGGCGCCTACGGCTTGCCGCAGTGGCTGCGCATCTCGATCGGCCTGCCGCAGGAGAACGCGACCTTCATCGAAGCACTCAAGAAGGCGCTGAGCTAA
- the pheA gene encoding prephenate dehydratase — MTDKLTPLRQQIDAIDAQILDLLSQRGRIAQEVGHVKAETAAPVFRPEREAQVLRGVADRNPGPLKNQDVQTIFREVMSACRALEKRVTVAYLGPAGTFSEQAVYQHFGHAVEGLPCASIDEVFRATEAGTADFGVVPVENSSEGAINRTLDLMLATTTAISGEVSIPVHHSLMTKTGSMDGVTVVCAHSQALAQCQVWLNLHHPNIERRAVASNAEAAVLASRDPTVAAIASEMAGEQYQLGVVQAHIQDDPHNRTRFSVIGSLQTSPSGRDRTSLVLAVPNKAGAVYKLLAPLATHGVSMTRFESRPARIGTWEYYFYVDVEGHRQDEAVARALEELHDNAAFFKLLGSYPVGL, encoded by the coding sequence ATGACAGACAAACTCACCCCACTGCGCCAGCAGATCGACGCGATCGACGCGCAAATCCTGGACCTGCTCAGCCAGCGCGGCCGCATCGCCCAGGAAGTCGGCCACGTGAAAGCCGAAACCGCCGCCCCCGTATTCCGCCCCGAGCGCGAAGCGCAGGTGCTGCGCGGCGTCGCCGACCGCAATCCGGGCCCGCTGAAAAACCAGGACGTGCAGACCATCTTCCGCGAGGTGATGTCGGCCTGCCGCGCGCTGGAAAAGCGCGTCACCGTCGCCTACCTGGGACCGGCCGGCACCTTCAGCGAGCAGGCCGTCTACCAACATTTCGGCCACGCCGTCGAAGGCCTGCCTTGCGCCTCGATCGACGAGGTATTCCGCGCAACGGAAGCCGGCACCGCCGACTTCGGCGTGGTCCCGGTCGAGAACTCGTCCGAGGGCGCCATCAACCGCACGCTCGACCTGATGCTGGCGACGACCACCGCGATTTCGGGCGAAGTCTCGATCCCCGTGCACCACAGCCTGATGACGAAGACCGGCAGCATGGACGGCGTCACCGTCGTCTGCGCGCATTCCCAGGCCCTGGCGCAGTGCCAGGTCTGGCTGAACCTGCACCACCCGAACATCGAACGCCGCGCCGTGGCCTCCAACGCGGAAGCGGCGGTCCTGGCGAGCCGCGACCCGACCGTGGCGGCGATCGCCAGCGAGATGGCGGGCGAGCAGTACCAGCTGGGCGTGGTCCAGGCCCACATCCAGGACGATCCGCACAACCGCACCCGCTTTTCCGTGATCGGCTCGCTGCAGACCAGCCCGTCGGGACGCGACCGCACCTCGCTGGTGCTGGCCGTGCCGAACAAGGCGGGCGCCGTGTATAAACTGCTGGCGCCGCTGGCGACGCATGGCGTGTCGATGACGCGCTTCGAATCGCGTCCGGCACGCATCGGCACCTGGGAGTATTACTTCTATGTCGACGTCGAGGGTCACCGCCAGGACGAAGCCGTCGCGCGCGCCCTCGAGGAACTGCACGACAACGCCGCCTTTTTCAAGCTGCTGGGTTCCTACCCGGTCGGCCTCTAA